The Pan troglodytes isolate AG18354 chromosome 15, NHGRI_mPanTro3-v2.0_pri, whole genome shotgun sequence genomic sequence gcaggagaatcgcttgagccggggaggctgaggttgcagtgaggcgagatcgtgccactgcactccagctgggcaacagagcggaaggaaggaagaaatgaaggagggagggaaggagggagggagggagggagggaaccaTTATCTGTTGAATACCTAGTATGTGCCAGAAAGCcagggaaataaatgaaaagtgcaaTTGGAGCTTGCAAAAAGGAAGGTCAAGATGCTAAAGAAGGTTTAGCGGAAACTGAACTGGGATTTGATCATATTAATTAATatgaacaaaaagagagaaaagaatgtaGTTTGTAGGCCAGGTAGAAGAAGAActaattttatagaagaaaaacaaatctaaatgttatatcttttatttctcttgtcaaAAACTTGTAGCCCAATTATTTTTAACTCcttatgtatttccattttcagtcTGTCTACAAGGAAAACTGACTCGAGGTAATTAAGGATAGAGATCAAGGGGCAGATTTTATTTGTATGGTGGTAAAGTTCAAAGGGCTCTTTGCTCCACAAGCGATCCACTAAGACCAAAAACTTTAGGTGTACTCTAAAGTGTCACATCCAAGTATTTAAACCATTAAATTTGGGTGGACAAAGGGGAGGATGTGGAAAGGGAAATGAGATACCAAAAACTGATAGATGTTTAAAAAAGAGGTAGTTTGGAAACTACCTTTTTTGAGACTGACAATTAGGAAGATACATTTTTGGCAGTATATACCACTGTTTCACTCTAAAATCACCGTTGAACTGTTATGTAactttcatctatttatttaattactGAATCCATGCTTCAACAACCCAAGCCTAAGTAACACCAAATAAAGGACTGAgattgaggctttttttttttttttttttttttgagacaaggtctcgctctgtcgcccaggctggagggcagttcTTCGCTcactacctctgcctcctaggctcaagctgggactacagacgcgcgcCGCcccgcccaactaattttttcttcttctttttttttttttttttgagagtctcgctctgtcgcccaggctggagtgcagtggcactatctcggctcactgcaacctccgtctcccgggttcaagcgattctcctgcctcagcttcccgagtagctgggactacaggtgcgcgccaccactctgtctaatttttgtatttttagtagagacggggtttcaccatgccggccaggctggtctccaactcccgacctcaggcgattctcccgcctcggcttcccaaagtgctgggattacagtcgtgagccaccgcgcccggcctagttaattttttaatttaatttttttgtggagacgaggtctcactattacccaggctaatctcgaacttctgggctaagcgatcctcctgcctcgggcctcccaaattgttgggcttacaggcgtgagccaccgcacctggcggaACATTTCTACTCTAATGAAAATTATAACAGTTTTTACAGTTTTCCTAGCTCCCAACTGTACCTATAAGTTCAGAGTCCATTTAATGTACTTGTAATAATTCAGGCTGgtgttttattatcttttctaCATTATTACCCTCTCAAAGAACAAAAGCAGGTAACTCCTATAAAGTCTAATAGTCTGAAAATTGTAGTGTCCGTTTTCTCTTTAGCCATAAAGTTTTGCTTAAATGCTGAGTCGCGTTTTAATGCTCTACTAGATGTACATATAAGAATACTAAATGGagggaaagtaatttttttctttttttttttttttgagacggggtcactcaggctggagtgccagtgcGCGATtacggctcaccgcagcctctcgacctccccaggctcaagtgatcctgccacctcagcctccccaatagctgggactacagacacgcgccaccacgcccggctaatttttttgtatttttcttagagactgggttttgccatgttgcccaaactggtcttgaactcctgggctcaagcgacctgcctgcctcagccccgcaaagtgctgggattacaggcgtgagccaccgcgcccggccataattTTATCTTAATCACTTTTTTCCAGGAACTATTACGTTTTAAAGAATGAGGAATTAACTGACAACACTTCAGGTTCAACATGTAAATAGGGACgctcatttgaaaataaatcacattttgtCACAGTTGTATTGAAAAATCGGTATTTCTGAACGTCATTTTACCATTACGGAAGTATAACTCAGacacaataaaatgtttaatatacgGCTAGGATTAGGTTAAGGTGAGAGAGGCGCCTAGAGCACAAATTTTAAGGAGGCAAGACCACGACCCCGACCGTGAGCGCCTCCTTAACATTTGCTCCCCAGGCGCTTCCCACTCCCCAGCCGGGCCCCGTCCTAGTTCAATCAATCAAGAAAATCAAGAGTACGAAGGCCTTGTGCGGTCTGGACGGTCTTTCCACGTCTCAGGTGCAGTTAAGCCAGTCATACTCCATCCACCCTACCCGCcatgaaaaattatttgttcaGCAGGAATTGCCAAGTCAAATACAGCCATATAAAGCCCCCCTCCGACGTGCCAGGTGTGCCTCCGCAGAGCAGCCACCAAAACCACCAGCAGCCCGTCCGCGCCGGGAAATGCGCCCTCGCTGGCTTACGGGGCCACTCAGACAGTTCTAAGTGCCTTTCCCTGTAACGCAGAGGCACACCTGCCTTCCCTCGGGAAACAGCGGCCCGACGTGCGCCGGCAACGCGTAAAGCGTCAACAGCTGAAACCCTCGGAATCCTCCCCGAACAGAAACAACCACCGCTGCCAGCTGCGCGTTCGGGGGAAAAGACGTTGCGCCCCCGCCGATGCCGGTTTCCCGGGCGCGAGCCCGGATCCAGGTGGTCAGTCCCGGTACGCAACCACGGCGAGAACCCGGCCCTGCTAAGGGAGAAGGGATGCCGTTTCCCGCGGGCTTCATACAGACACGGTGCTAAGACAGCCCGAGTCGCGGACCAGTCCAACAGGCAGGCGGATCAGTGGGCAGCCCGCGTGCGCGAGGACCCCGATGGCGGCGCCGGGTGGCGGGAAGGAGGAAGTTTCAAAGCCAGCTTGACCTGGTTGTGGCCGCTGGGCGAGATGAAGCTACACTGTGAGGTGGAGGTGATCAGCCGGCACTTGCCCGCCTTGGGGCTTAGGAACCGGGGCAAGGGCGTCCGAGCCGTGTTGAGCCTCTGTCAGCAGACTTCCAGGAGTCAGCCGCCGGTCCGAGCCTTCCTGCTCATCTCCACCCTGAAGGACAAGCGCGGGACCCGCTATGAGGTGCGTGAAGTGGGCAGGCCCTGTCAGTCTCGCGTTCTTCTCGGAAGCCGAGACGCGGGCCACCCTCGGTCCTCATGCGCCCGGCTGCTCCCTAGGCGAAAGCCCGCCTTGGGGGTTCCTGAACTCCCAGCCTTGAGACCTACCATCAGCCCGACCCCAGGGGCCTGTGCGTCTTCCTACGGACCCGAAAGAAGAAAGCTTTGAGAGTGTACCTTTTCGCTATTTTTCCTCCCCACTTTTACGACTTTGAATTTACAGTGTTGCTATTTAGTAGTGGATGGCAATCCCGCCTGTTTCAAGTTTCTGAAATTTTGCGTGAAACAAGCGCAAATGAAGCAGCTGTCCAGTTGGGGAACAGTAAAATAACTGCAGTTCTGTTCAGTGAATTCTTTCTCCCACAATATTCTCCCTAGCTTAAAAAAGCAGGTCGGCCGCCCTCCCCACAGTTGCCGTCTCCCCCGGGGCCGGCCGGATCCTCCTGGGGAGGCCGGGCCGGGGAGAGGGCGCGGGCGCCGAGTGGCGGGGGCAGCGGGCGGGCGCGGCGACCGGGGCCGGGGCGGGGATCCGGGCGGCGACCGCGGCCGCGGGCCTGCCGCCCCCTCCCCTCCGGCGAGGGGAGCCGCTGCTTGGGGCCGGGGGGCGGCCCCGTGGTGTGGAGCGGCGGCGGCGACGGCGGCGGACCCTCCAGGCGggctgaggctgaggccggggccggggcgggggctcCGGGGGGACCATGCCCGGAGGCCGGCCGGCAGCAGCATGGCTCACGGGCCCGGCGCGCTGATGCTCAAGTGCGTGGTGGTCGGCGACGGGGCGGTGGGCAAGACGTGCCTACTCATGAGCTGTGCCAACGACGCCTTCCCGGAGGAGTACGTGCCCACCGTCTTCGACCACTACACAGTCAGCGTCACCGTGGGGGGCAAGCAGTACCTCCTAGGACTCTATAACACGGCCGGACAGGAAGACTATGACCGTCTGAGGCCTTTATCTTACCCAATGACCGACGTCTTCCTTATATGCTTCTCGGTGGTAAATCCAGCCTCATTTCAAAATGTGAGAGAGGAGTGGGTACCGGAACTTAAGGAATACGCACCAAATGTACCCTTTTTATTAATAGGAGCTCAGATTGATCTCCGAGATGACCCCAAAACTTTAGCAAGACTGAGTGATATGAAAGAAAAACCTATATGTGTGGAACAAGGACAGAAACTAGCAAAAGAGATAGGAGCATGCTGCTATGTGGAATGTTC encodes the following:
- the LOC101059615 gene encoding rho-related GTP-binding protein RhoQ-like, with protein sequence MAHGPGALMLKCVVVGDGAVGKTCLLMSCANDAFPEEYVPTVFDHYTVSVTVGGKQYLLGLYNTAGQEDYDRLRPLSYPMTDVFLICFSVVNPASFQNVREEWVPELKEYAPNVPFLLIGAQIDLRDDPKTLARLSDMKEKPICVEQGQKLAKEIGACCYVECSALTQKGLKTVFDEAIIAILTPKKHTVKKKRIGSRCINFV